The genomic interval GGGAAGTGCCGAAAACTGTCAGCATGGCGCCTACGAAGAGTGCGACGACCACGATCTTCAGGTGGGTGGCGCGGTCCGCGCTTTGGATCGAGTGGTTCATGGTCGCCTCCTGTCTCCCGGCACCGCCGTGCGCCGTCGGACAGAGCAATAAATGCGGTTTGTTTCAGCTACGCTTCGCGGGCTCTCCAAAATGGTTTCATTTGCCTGATTCCCGGACGCCGGCGTGGTGTCCGATGGAACGCGCGGGGCAAGGGGTTTGGCAGGCGGGATTTTCGGCCGAAGTGTCTTGTCAACCCGCAAAACCTCGGTCCCGGGTGCGTCAAAATAGGCTATCTTGCCACCCCTGTTGCACTGGGCTAAAGCCTCTCAAAAGTTCCAATAGTCTAACAAATCTGCGGGTCGAGCGTCCGCAGCGAGGGGAAGCGCCGATGGGCGGCATTTTGCAGAACTATCTTCCGCTTGTGGTGTTTATCGGTATAGCGGCCGTGATCGGCGCTGTGCTACTGATCGCTCCCTTTATTGTCGCCTACCAGCAGCCTGACCCGGAGAAGCTTTCGGCCTATGAGTGCGGGTTCAACGCATTCGACGATGCCCGGATGAAGTTCGACGTCAGATTTTACCTGGTAGCTATTCTTTTCATCATTTTTGACCTTGAAGTCGCATTCCTGTTTCCCTGGGCGGTCACGCTCGGCAAG from Nitrobacter sp. NHB1 carries:
- a CDS encoding NADH-quinone oxidoreductase subunit A, whose protein sequence is MGGILQNYLPLVVFIGIAAVIGAVLLIAPFIVAYQQPDPEKLSAYECGFNAFDDARMKFDVRFYLVAILFIIFDLEVAFLFPWAVTLGKLGATGFWSMIVFLGVLTVGFAYEWKKGALEWD